Part of the Candidatus Hydrogenedentota bacterium genome, GAACAGCCCAAACTGATCAAAGCCTCATAAACATCATCCCCTTCGACGGGAGCATTGGCTTCCGGCTGCCCCAACAAAGCGCTGAGTTCCGTCGTTTTCCCCATCTTGCTGGTCATTTCCAAAATAATGCGTCCAGCCAGTTTTTTACCAACTCCCGGAACACGTGTCAAGACTTCGATATTTTGTTCTTGGACAGCCTGTATCAGCGCATCAACGCTCAGTGTGGACAATAACGCAAGTGCCACTTTAGGGCCAACGCCGCTGATGGTAATACAAGTGGTGAAGAGGCTCCTTTCTTTTTCTGTTGAAAATCCAAAAATCTGAAAACTATCTTCACGGATATGGCAATAGGTCAACAACGTAACTTCTTCCCCGACAGTTAATCGATTTTGGAGAAGATCCGGTACAAGCACATCGAAGCCTATACCTTTGACATCCAAAGCCACCTGATTGATTTTTTTTAATGCTATTTTCCCACGAAGGAAAGCAAACATAGACTAGAGTCCATTTCTTTTCTTTATCTGAAGCCTGAGCAGAATATTAGATGACAAAGCGATTGAAGAAACGGCGCAAGGCCTCCAATCTGGAATTTTCATTCCCGAAAGACATAATTCCTTGGCGTTTTCGGTTGACGCGCCGCTGCGCCACGGCATAATTAAGTACGCCGGCTACAGGGCTCCAATCGGGTTTGTTGATCGCTTCAGGGATTTCATCATACCCGATGGGCACACCGATACGCGTATCCAAGCCGCATTCTTGTTGTATGACCATATCTTGATTTTCAATGAGCGCTCCGCCGCCCGTGATAACTATTCCTCTCGCTAACATCTTCGTCAGTTTTTTCGCTTCCAAATATTTGTTGATTTCTTCCCCTAATTCTTTTGCCCGTAATGCGATAATAAATTCTAAATAAGCCCTATCTGCTGTTGCGGGTTCTCCGGTAGCAGTTTGATTTAATTTTATAATTACCTTATCTTCATCCTTGATTGCGTCAGGGTTATAATCCGGCACCGCATTATTTTTATCAAATTGATTTCGATTGATTCCATACTCGTGCACCAATTCAGCGGCCTCTTCAAAGGTAGTTTTTAAGCCCGCTGCCACATCCGAGATAATTAACCCGCTGCTAAAAGGCCGCGTGGTCACATCGACAATACTTCCGTTTAGAAAGGTGGTGATACCTGTACACGATTTCCCCATGTTAACCACCGCCGCGCCGATTTGCTTATCTTCACGTGTGAGACAGCCATAGGCGGCAGCGATGGGCATAAACACAAAATCTGCAATCTCAATCCCTTGTTTCTCCACACAAGAGCGCAGATTATTTTCAAGAAATACAGGCAATTGTATAAAGCGAATATTTCCCTGCAATGCCGATCCCTTCATATCGAGAGGATCGACAACAGGCATATTGTCAACTTTCCATTCCTCCGACATAATGCAGGATACAGGAAGTTTATCCGGCGCATTCAGCCCTATTGCAGCATTATCCCTGACCTTGGCAAGATGTTCAGGTTTGACAACACCATTTTCAATCGGCGCTTTTCCTTCGTAGCGCCGGGAGTGAAGTGTTTCGCCTTGGAGTCCGCAATAGATCTTAAAGATACGTGCATTCGCCATTTGTTTGGCGTCACGCAGGGCAGATTTAAAAGCCAGCTCAGCTGCTGCCGCATCTTGTATGGCTCCGAATTCAACATAGCCGTCGGAAGGCGCGCTGCCATAGCCCAATATTTTTGTTATGCCATTCGCAAAATGCCGACCTATCAGTACCCGGATTTCACGGCTCCCAAAGTCAACTGCAGCCACGACTTCACTTTTCGCTGCCATATAAATAAACCTCCATTACCGGTAAAGTCCGATAGTACAAAAGATCATTCCGTCGGAAAAAGTTCTTCTTCGCCAGAAACAGCGTCATTGGAATCTCCCAATGCGGAACCCAAGGTCTGCTCAATGGCGTTCAACGCTTCATAACGTTTTCCGGAGCTTTCCTTGGCAGCAAAAATGGAAAGTTCTATTTCCTGTTTTTGGGAAAGAACTTCCTTTTTCTCGTCTGCCAATCGTTCCAGCTCATCATGAATATCATCGGCGACCTGTCTCAGTGTCTCTATCTCTGTTTGCAGGCGGCTTTCACTGTTAAGCATTTCCTCCCGCTCCTTTTCTTTATTTAGTTTTCGGTTGACCTGTTCTGTACGGGAATGCTTTAACGCTTCTATCTGCGTATCCAGATCTTCCAATTCCATTTGGAACAAACGAAGCTTGTCATCCATGGACGCCACTTGTTCCCTGCAGGAATTACATTCACCTTCACGAGTCGCCAGCGTTTCTTCGGTTTGAAGCAAGTTCAGTTCTGTCGCCTGTATCTGGTCTTCAATGGATTGGATATCCTTCGCGTTGGTGATCAGATTATTTTCAACATCAGCTACCAGCGCCTCAGCCTGCTTATACTCCATAATGGCGATTTTTCGGGCAAGTTCCAAAGCCAAATGTTTAGCAGAATGAACGTCACCCCGTGCTAAGGCGTCGCGTGTGCCGGCAAGCAAATTCGTTGTATCATCGATGCTCGCTGATTCAACTAGAAGGGGCTCAACATCTTCTTCGCTGTCTTGGTAAAGCGGTTCTTCTGCTACTTCATCGGCGTCGTCACCTTCAACAGATTCCGAGTCTTCTAAAACAATCTGATCCGGTTGAATACGCTCAGCCTCACCGGCATCTGCACCTTCTTCTTCGTCTGGACTAAAAGCTTCCTCTAATTATTCAGGTGCTTCCGATGAAAACGCGGCTTCATCATACTGTTGAATAGCGCTTTCTTCAGTCTCATCCGGAAGCACTTCTTCACTTGAATGTTCCTCTGAAAGCTCAGGGATTTGGAGGCTAGTCGTAGGCTCTTCTTCCATCGTATCAGAAAAAGAAGAAGTCTCTAGAAAATCGTCCGTTGCCGATTCTTCTCCAAAAGACACGTCATTGGCTTCTTCTGAAAAATCGCTACGTTCTTCTTCCGCGACCACGTCAATCTTGTCTGCTGCTTCTAAAACGCTATCGTCGCCATAGCTTATTTCTTGGTCTTCTTCTACCGCTGTTTCTTCTTCATCCGAAGTCTCCCCTTCCGATATGTCCGAAGGTGGCACTTGCTTTTCTATATCCGATTCAACGATATCCAATACTGTGACGGCTTCCCTTTCAAAAGATTCATCATCGCCACTATCAGCGCCGGATCCATCATCGAAAGGCGCTTTCAAGCCCTCTTCTTCTGAAAAGGCTGTTGCTAAGCTATCATCGTCGGTCGGGGATTCCGGATATTCTGTGTCTTCTGTAAACTCTTCCTCTGTATGGTCCAGAGGGAAGTCCCCTTCAAAAGTTTCCTCATCCAAGCTGTCCTTCGGCAAGACCTCTTGAACATCGCTTTCATCCGATTCAAGATCCGAAGTTTCTATCGAAGCGTCCTCTTCAACAAAAGTTTCAGCTTCTTTTTCATAAGGGTCGTTATGATTGTAAATGATTAGATCGGGACGCCCTTCATTTGGAGCCGCTGATTCTTCTTCAGCGGCAACATCTTCGTTTGCAGCTTCTTCTTGAGCAATCTCTTCCGGAGGCGCAGCAGCTTCACTTTCTTCGGAGAGGGAAATTTCTTCTTCCTCCATCTCTTCGTCGTCATCTTCCGCCAGCGGAATTCCAGCACGTTGCAGATCATCAAGCGCTTTTTTATAAAGTTCTTTCCACTTTAAAACAACACTGGATTTAACTTTATCGAGAATAAGATCGCCTACCATAAGGGATAGAATTTCATAGCTGCTATTTAAGAAAGGAATACTTTCGCTGCGTCGTCCGACTCGATCATAGCTATGCAAAATACGGGCTGTTTCGAGAATGGCATCTTTGACCGGATCCCACTGTCCCTTGATGGTAATCGTGAGCGCCTCACCGAGTTCCCGTATACAGCGTTCAGCCCAATCGCCGGACTCCGGATTATGTTGCGCCTGACTTAAAAATCGATTAAATCGTCCAAGACAGGACGCCAACGATTGGGAAGGATCACCTGAAACTTGAATAGGCTGGTCGTTCATTACCGGCATTTCCTT contains:
- the ruvA gene encoding Holliday junction branch migration protein RuvA, with the translated sequence MFAFLRGKIALKKINQVALDVKGIGFDVLVPDLLQNRLTVGEEVTLLTYCHIREDSFQIFGFSTEKERSLFTTCITISGVGPKVALALLSTLSVDALIQAVQEQNIEVLTRVPGVGKKLAGRIILEMTSKMGKTTELSALLGQPEANAPVEGDDVYEALISLGCSIAEARNAATHARKTLGEQAADADLVREALRSLAKVNHGQR
- the ftsA gene encoding cell division protein FtsA, whose protein sequence is MAAKSEVVAAVDFGSREIRVLIGRHFANGITKILGYGSAPSDGYVEFGAIQDAAAAELAFKSALRDAKQMANARIFKIYCGLQGETLHSRRYEGKAPIENGVVKPEHLAKVRDNAAIGLNAPDKLPVSCIMSEEWKVDNMPVVDPLDMKGSALQGNIRFIQLPVFLENNLRSCVEKQGIEIADFVFMPIAAAYGCLTREDKQIGAAVVNMGKSCTGITTFLNGSIVDVTTRPFSSGLIISDVAAGLKTTFEEAAELVHEYGINRNQFDKNNAVPDYNPDAIKDEDKVIIKLNQTATGEPATADRAYLEFIIALRAKELGEEINKYLEAKKLTKMLARGIVITGGGALIENQDMVIQQECGLDTRIGVPIGYDEIPEAINKPDWSPVAGVLNYAVAQRRVNRKRQGIMSFGNENSRLEALRRFFNRFVI